From a region of the Myroides sp. JBRI-B21084 genome:
- a CDS encoding TrkH family potassium uptake protein, with protein MKKILTAKWPQKLIVLLHFLALISLIFDYGFSLYPFAIKSIVTLYFTVLFLGVSFTVLKYIYHKKEFILGVFIFDLLSFGFVAFCVFKQISLHSLTDISHWLRLAIILKLITEFTRARISYKRSLLNPAQLFILSFMLLILSGALLLMLPKATTHGITFIDALFTSTSAVCVTGLIVVDTSSYFTFFGKTIIMILIQAGGLGILTFASYFSYFFKGGSSYENQLALSDMTNSDKIGEVFTTVKRILVITFFIETIGALLIYLNLDKAILPSISDRIYFSVFHSISAFCNAGFSTLPNNLMQEGYVYNYPLQFIIILIFVFGGLGFPIVINSLKYLKHILIRHILKFAKRTYNYRPWILTLSNKINLNTTLILIILGTSIIYIKEYYNVLQGHSTIGKFITALFTATTPRTAGFNSIDFSQLHFSSIIIIILLMWIGASPASTGGGIKTSTFAIATLNYLSLAKGKTKIEIFRREIADISVRRAFAVMSLSLVIIGISIMLIAHFNDNVPLLDIAFETFSAYSTSGLSLGITGSLTNQSKLVLIATMFIGRVSMLTILIAFFKRMKQPNYHYPADEILIN; from the coding sequence ATGAAAAAAATATTAACTGCAAAATGGCCTCAAAAACTAATTGTGTTATTGCACTTCTTAGCATTAATTAGTTTAATTTTTGATTATGGCTTTAGTTTATATCCATTTGCAATAAAAAGTATTGTAACTTTATATTTTACTGTTCTTTTCTTAGGTGTATCGTTTACGGTTTTAAAATATATTTATCATAAAAAAGAATTTATTCTTGGTGTATTTATTTTTGATTTGCTAAGCTTTGGTTTTGTCGCTTTTTGTGTATTTAAACAAATTTCATTGCATAGCTTAACCGATATTTCGCATTGGTTACGCCTTGCAATTATCTTAAAATTAATAACAGAATTTACCCGAGCTCGAATAAGCTATAAACGATCGTTGTTAAATCCAGCCCAACTTTTTATTTTAAGCTTTATGCTTTTAATTCTATCGGGTGCTTTACTTTTAATGTTACCAAAAGCTACTACGCATGGGATCACTTTTATCGATGCGCTTTTTACATCTACCAGCGCAGTTTGTGTAACAGGTCTTATTGTTGTTGATACAAGTAGTTATTTTACTTTTTTTGGTAAAACCATAATAATGATTCTTATACAAGCTGGTGGTTTAGGTATACTAACTTTTGCAAGTTATTTTAGTTATTTTTTTAAAGGAGGGTCGTCATACGAAAATCAATTAGCGTTGAGCGATATGACCAACTCTGATAAAATTGGTGAGGTTTTTACAACTGTTAAACGAATTTTAGTAATTACTTTTTTTATAGAGACTATAGGTGCATTGTTAATATATCTAAATTTAGATAAAGCTATATTACCTTCTATTTCTGATCGAATTTATTTCTCTGTATTTCATTCTATTTCAGCATTTTGTAATGCAGGTTTTTCAACTTTACCTAATAATTTAATGCAAGAAGGATACGTATATAATTATCCGTTGCAATTTATCATTATTTTAATTTTTGTTTTTGGTGGTTTAGGATTTCCAATTGTTATTAATTCTTTAAAATATTTAAAACATATTTTAATAAGGCACATTTTAAAATTTGCAAAAAGAACATATAATTATAGACCCTGGATTTTAACACTTAGTAATAAAATTAATTTAAATACCACCCTAATATTAATTATTTTAGGTACAAGTATTATTTATATTAAAGAATATTATAATGTTTTACAAGGTCATTCAACAATAGGTAAATTTATAACAGCCTTGTTTACAGCAACTACACCACGTACAGCTGGTTTTAATTCAATAGATTTTAGTCAACTACATTTTTCATCTATCATTATTATTATTTTATTAATGTGGATTGGTGCATCGCCTGCATCTACAGGTGGTGGTATAAAAACAAGTACCTTTGCAATTGCAACACTTAATTATTTAAGTTTAGCAAAAGGAAAAACTAAAATTGAAATTTTTAGAAGAGAAATTGCTGATATTTCTGTAAGACGTGCTTTTGCAGTAATGAGTTTATCATTAGTAATAATTGGTATTAGCATTATGTTAATTGCACATTTTAATGACAACGTTCCATTGTTAGATATAGCTTTTGAAACGTTTTCGGCGTACAGTACTTCAGGTTTAAGTTTAGGTATTACAGGTAGTTTAACAAATCAAAGTAAATTGGTTTTAATTGCTACAATGTTTATTGGCAGGGTTAGTATGTTAACAATTTTAATTGCATTTTTTAAAAGAATGAAACAGCCTAATTACCACTACCCTGCCGATGAAATTTTAATTAATTAA
- a CDS encoding DUF389 domain-containing protein, with amino-acid sequence MGNKLIEFINLHTGEEDKQKVLENVAANISFRGSNLWILACAIIIASVGLNVNSTAVIIGAMLISPLMGPIVGAGFALGTYDFVLLRKSIKNLLIATAVSLAVSSFYFYLSPFKDVQSEILSRTSPNIYDVLIAFFGGLVGVIAITRVEKGNPIPGVAIATALMPPLCTAGYGLATFNFSYFIGAFYLYSINCFFICIATFLVIKYLKYPISATIDQKNEKRIRYGITSLLFILIIPSFYLAFNLYQEKKYTKTVEAFIDNEFNDRGFTVIFKKINYNSSPKTIELAFLNKILNKNDIYSYKKMLNEKGITNTDLIIRQDDANLKDEILKEVNKQNSSVTEKDITISNLRKELNKYKTNEPGLVKEINILFPELNDVSLGKIEKNIATDSAHIEWIIIYKLNNPLIKPDVARIKNWLNKRLNVKNTILVQNNEE; translated from the coding sequence ATGGGCAATAAGTTAATAGAATTTATAAACTTACATACTGGCGAAGAAGACAAGCAAAAAGTACTTGAAAATGTAGCAGCAAATATTTCATTTAGGGGTTCTAATTTATGGATTTTAGCCTGTGCAATTATTATTGCATCGGTTGGTTTAAACGTTAATTCTACAGCGGTTATAATTGGTGCCATGCTTATTTCGCCTTTAATGGGGCCTATAGTAGGAGCAGGTTTTGCTTTGGGTACTTATGATTTTGTTTTATTGCGTAAATCAATAAAAAACTTGCTTATTGCTACAGCAGTAAGTTTAGCTGTATCATCTTTTTATTTTTATTTAAGTCCATTTAAAGATGTGCAATCAGAGATTTTATCTAGAACTTCACCAAATATATACGATGTTTTAATTGCATTTTTTGGTGGTTTAGTAGGCGTTATAGCCATAACAAGAGTTGAAAAAGGAAATCCAATACCTGGTGTTGCTATTGCAACTGCATTAATGCCGCCATTATGTACTGCAGGTTATGGACTTGCTACATTTAATTTTAGCTATTTTATAGGAGCTTTTTATCTATATTCTATTAACTGCTTTTTTATATGTATAGCTACTTTTTTGGTTATTAAGTATTTAAAATATCCAATTTCTGCTACAATTGATCAAAAAAACGAAAAAAGAATTCGTTACGGAATTACATCTTTATTATTCATTTTAATAATTCCAAGTTTTTATTTAGCGTTTAATTTATATCAAGAAAAAAAATATACAAAAACTGTTGAAGCATTTATTGATAATGAATTTAATGATAGAGGTTTTACTGTAATCTTTAAAAAAATTAATTATAACAGCAGTCCCAAAACTATAGAATTAGCTTTTTTAAATAAAATTTTAAACAAAAATGATATTTATTCGTACAAAAAAATGCTAAATGAAAAAGGCATTACGAACACCGATTTAATTATTAGACAAGACGATGCTAATTTAAAAGATGAGATTTTAAAAGAAGTAAACAAACAAAATTCTTCTGTTACCGAAAAAGACATTACAATTAGTAATTTACGAAAAGAGCTTAATAAATATAAAACCAATGAACCAGGTTTGGTTAAAGAAATAAACATTCTTTTCCCAGAATTAAATGATGTTTCTTTAGGAAAAATTGAAAAAAATATTGCTACAGATAGTGCACATATAGAATGGATTATTATTTATAAATTAAACAACCCATTAATTAAACCAGATGTTGCTAGAATTAAAAATTGGTTAAATAAGCGTCTTAATGTTAAGAATACTATTTTGGTTCAAAACAATGAAGAATAA
- the nhaA gene encoding Na+/H+ antiporter NhaA, which yields MEHLKRTPIEKIVSPIQSFIKQEKSGGIVLGISVIIALILANSSFSNEYHHFLEHTFGFHVDGSTYFEYNLHHWINDGLMAVFFFVVGLELKREIVGGELSNPRKALLPIAAALGGMIVPAAIYLVLNPTGEVHSGWGIPMATDIAFALGVLYLLGNKIPFALKVFLTALAIVDDLGAVLVIAFFYTSEISMYYLIIGGLVLLTMYIGNKMGVRSILFYAILGIGGVWSTFLLSGVHATIAAVLAAFTIPANVKINEKVFSNSIQILLEKFKSIDPDNSKPTLTNEQLHILEKVQNNTVAATPPLQILEHAMHPLVTFIIIPIFALANAGVSLAIDVDQLFSTNIAIGVALGLLVGKVVGVVGFTLLLVKFKIAPFPTGMNVRNLIGLGLLASIGFTMSLFVTSLAFKHEVYMTQAKIGIFVASIIGGVLGYIVLNRQTKKN from the coding sequence ATGGAGCATTTAAAAAGAACACCGATTGAAAAAATTGTATCACCTATTCAAAGTTTTATAAAGCAAGAAAAATCGGGCGGAATTGTATTAGGTATAAGTGTAATAATTGCTTTAATTTTAGCAAATTCTTCTTTTTCAAATGAATACCATCATTTTTTAGAACATACTTTTGGCTTTCATGTTGATGGTTCTACTTATTTTGAATACAACCTACACCATTGGATAAACGATGGTTTAATGGCTGTTTTTTTCTTTGTTGTTGGATTAGAATTAAAACGCGAAATTGTTGGTGGTGAATTATCAAATCCACGAAAAGCTTTACTGCCAATAGCAGCAGCTTTAGGAGGCATGATTGTTCCTGCAGCTATTTATTTAGTTTTAAACCCAACGGGCGAAGTTCACAGTGGATGGGGTATTCCAATGGCAACCGACATAGCCTTTGCATTAGGCGTTTTATATTTATTAGGGAATAAGATACCATTTGCGTTAAAAGTTTTTTTAACAGCACTTGCCATTGTTGATGATTTGGGTGCCGTATTGGTGATTGCTTTTTTTTACACTTCTGAAATTTCAATGTATTATTTAATAATTGGAGGTTTGGTATTACTTACTATGTATATTGGTAATAAAATGGGAGTGCGCAGTATTTTGTTTTATGCCATATTAGGAATTGGTGGTGTATGGTCAACCTTTTTACTTTCAGGTGTGCATGCTACAATTGCTGCTGTTTTAGCTGCTTTTACAATACCTGCTAATGTAAAAATTAATGAAAAAGTTTTTAGTAATAGCATTCAAATTTTATTAGAGAAATTTAAAAGTATTGATCCTGATAATTCTAAACCAACATTAACTAATGAGCAGTTACATATTTTAGAAAAAGTTCAGAACAATACAGTTGCAGCAACTCCCCCTTTACAAATTTTAGAACATGCAATGCATCCGTTAGTAACCTTTATTATAATTCCAATTTTTGCTTTAGCAAATGCGGGGGTATCATTAGCTATTGATGTAGATCAATTATTTAGCACAAATATAGCAATTGGTGTTGCTTTGGGTTTATTAGTTGGTAAAGTAGTTGGGGTTGTAGGATTTACCTTATTATTAGTTAAATTTAAAATTGCTCCTTTCCCAACGGGTATGAATGTGCGTAATTTAATTGGTTTAGGTTTGTTAGCATCTATTGGGTTTACTATGTCGTTATTTGTTACATCGTTAGCATTTAAACATGAAGTTTATATGACGCAAGCGAAAATAGGTATTTTTGTTGCATCTATAATTGGTGGTGTTTTAGGATATATTGTTTTAAATAGACAAACAAAGAAAAATTAA
- a CDS encoding DUF6048 family protein, translating to MHTYKYIISLLFLVGTKLTAQTQQQKPIVYPDVYGLRIGTDLVKASRNIWDKNYKGFEIVADYRYNKNWYLAAEAGYEDRYKADDQLTYTTKGTFLKLGADKNFHHNWLDMNNLIIVGARYGLSIHNQTLHSYRINTGNAYFNEEMQYPNLKSTGLTAHWLELVVGIKTEVAKNTFIGMNVRLKSLLYQKQPNGFENLYYPGFEQKYSGNIGVGFGYSISYLFPITKKSKINQNE from the coding sequence ATGCACACATACAAATATATTATTAGTTTACTTTTTTTAGTTGGTACAAAACTAACAGCGCAAACGCAACAACAAAAACCAATAGTTTACCCCGATGTTTATGGTTTACGCATAGGTACCGATTTGGTTAAGGCTTCGCGTAATATTTGGGATAAAAATTATAAAGGTTTTGAAATTGTTGCCGATTACCGTTACAATAAAAATTGGTACTTGGCTGCTGAAGCTGGATATGAAGATCGTTACAAAGCAGACGATCAATTAACGTACACCACAAAAGGTACCTTTTTAAAACTAGGCGCTGATAAAAATTTCCATCACAATTGGTTGGATATGAATAATTTAATTATTGTTGGTGCACGTTATGGTTTAAGTATTCACAATCAAACGTTACATAGTTATAGAATAAATACCGGTAATGCCTATTTTAACGAAGAAATGCAATATCCAAATTTAAAATCAACTGGATTAACAGCTCATTGGTTAGAATTAGTAGTTGGAATTAAAACCGAAGTAGCAAAAAATACTTTTATTGGTATGAATGTGCGTTTAAAAAGCTTACTTTATCAAAAACAACCAAATGGATTTGAAAATTTATATTATCCAGGTTTCGAACAAAAGTATAGCGGCAACATAGGTGTTGGTTTTGGATATTCTATAAGTTATTTATTTCCTATCACAAAAAAATCGAAAATCAACCAAAACGAATAA
- a CDS encoding DUF6452 family protein — protein MKKIAIAVLCLFALTACEKDDICVGGESVTPNVIINLYDKIDSEILKSAPKIGIFVEGFSDTIFFKNTSKIELPLQINTTETVWNIRLYELNASNDTIIKNDKMRFIYTPEALYVSKACGYKTIFHNFNATKLPNTTNDTWIQNIYKVTNEISNTENAHIQIYY, from the coding sequence ATGAAAAAAATAGCAATTGCCGTTTTATGTTTATTTGCACTAACAGCTTGCGAAAAAGATGATATTTGTGTGGGTGGCGAATCGGTTACTCCAAATGTTATAATTAATTTATACGATAAAATTGATTCTGAAATTTTAAAAAGCGCACCCAAAATTGGCATTTTTGTAGAAGGTTTTAGCGATACCATCTTTTTTAAAAACACATCAAAAATTGAATTGCCTTTACAAATAAATACAACTGAAACCGTTTGGAATATTCGTTTGTATGAATTAAACGCATCAAACGATACCATTATTAAAAACGATAAAATGCGTTTTATTTATACTCCTGAGGCTCTTTACGTTTCAAAAGCTTGTGGTTACAAAACAATTTTTCACAATTTTAACGCAACTAAATTGCCAAATACTACAAACGATACTTGGATTCAAAATATTTATAAAGTAACTAATGAAATTTCTAATACCGAAAATGCACACATACAAATATATTATTAG
- the kdsA gene encoding 3-deoxy-8-phosphooctulonate synthase — protein sequence MNLQNIPNIKHLNSGNFFVLAGPCAIEGEEMAFKIAERLVTITDKLQIPLVFKGSFKKANRSRIDSFTGIGDEKALKILEKVSKHFNVPTVTDIHESSDAALAAEYVDVLQIPAFLVRQTDLVVAAANTGKTVNLKKGQFMSPESMKHAVQKVLDCSNENIMVTDRGTMFGYQDMIVDYRGIPTMQQYATTVLDITHSLQQPNQASGVTGGRPDLIETVAKAGIAVGVDGIFIETHFDPANAKSDGANMLHLDYFESLMEKLVAIRQTVNKF from the coding sequence ATGAACTTACAAAACATACCAAATATTAAACATTTAAACAGCGGTAATTTTTTTGTTTTAGCTGGTCCGTGTGCTATTGAAGGCGAAGAAATGGCTTTTAAAATAGCCGAACGATTAGTTACAATTACAGATAAATTACAAATTCCTTTGGTTTTTAAAGGATCGTTTAAAAAAGCAAATCGTTCTAGGATTGATTCATTTACTGGTATTGGCGATGAAAAAGCACTTAAAATATTAGAAAAAGTATCTAAACATTTTAATGTACCAACCGTTACAGATATTCATGAAAGTAGCGATGCTGCTTTAGCTGCAGAATATGTTGATGTATTACAAATTCCAGCTTTTTTAGTACGCCAAACCGATTTAGTGGTGGCAGCGGCTAATACGGGTAAAACCGTGAATTTAAAAAAAGGACAATTTATGAGTCCGGAAAGTATGAAGCATGCCGTACAAAAAGTATTAGACTGCTCTAACGAAAATATTATGGTTACAGACAGAGGTACTATGTTTGGTTACCAAGACATGATTGTTGATTACCGCGGCATACCAACCATGCAGCAATATGCTACAACGGTTTTAGATATTACCCACTCTTTACAACAACCTAACCAAGCAAGCGGTGTAACAGGTGGTCGTCCCGATTTAATTGAAACTGTTGCTAAAGCAGGAATTGCTGTTGGAGTTGATGGTATTTTTATAGAAACACATTTTGACCCAGCAAACGCAAAAAGTGATGGTGCTAATATGTTGCATTTAGATTATTTTGAATCGCTAATGGAAAAATTAGTTGCCATACGCCAAACCGTTAATAAATTTTAA
- a CDS encoding DUF4199 domain-containing protein, translated as MSKIGIELKWSAVITAFACSWAALENALGYHKDFSNIIVTAFIYYILLTFLWAGAFVDKKKALGAHAVWEFKSAFKFGLLLTGLLTILSPIAQYIIYESISPDYFENIIKYQMSKGKQTRESLELIHNINFSIRQGVMNSLSLGVIYSALYAWVFKTKPAAEVANTTKSKQNKKKK; from the coding sequence GTCGGCTGTTATTACCGCTTTTGCCTGCAGTTGGGCAGCTTTAGAAAACGCATTAGGCTATCATAAAGATTTTAGCAACATAATTGTAACTGCTTTTATTTACTATATTTTATTGACATTTTTATGGGCTGGTGCTTTTGTTGATAAGAAAAAAGCATTAGGTGCGCATGCCGTTTGGGAATTTAAAAGTGCTTTTAAATTTGGGTTGCTTTTAACAGGCTTGCTAACCATTTTAAGCCCTATTGCGCAATACATTATATACGAATCAATTTCGCCTGATTATTTTGAAAACATCATTAAGTATCAAATGTCAAAAGGCAAACAAACGCGCGAAAGTTTAGAATTAATTCATAACATTAACTTTTCAATACGCCAAGGTGTAATGAATTCTTTATCGTTAGGGGTAATTTATTCTGCTTTGTATGCTTGGGTTTTTAAAACAAAACCTGCCGCAGAAGTTGCAAATACAACAAAATCAAAACAAAATAAAAAGAAAAAATAA